AtcggcgaaatctcaaccgtaacgctctgcaaattcaacagactaaggctcaggctcgggtacaaagtctattaatcacatattgccccttccttcgctgtggaccggaatccttcgaaaaagattgataataagtaagttctatttgcattttctttctttccctccgccattttcttcggatcattctcccgcgggtttgtgaactcgccccaggcttcacgatcTCTCTGTCCTGAACAAATGGCGGAGGAACGAGCAGgaggaacttttttttttttttttaatgtatttttattccacacacacacacacacatacatacgCGCCCCTGGCTACTTGTGGGCCATATGTTTCCCAACCCCCCTTGTGGGGACAACGTCTTCTTTTGCAGTCATCCAAACAATATTTGCTACGATTGTTGCTTTATGTCTCATCTCTTCATACATCTCTTCAAATGTTGTaaaacctttaatttttttgtgaggaCTTAGTTGTgatcacacacacacacacaaacaaaTGGCGGAAGAACTTAGTTTCGAAGCACTCCGTtcaacagcgaaggaaaaggcCACACCTGAGCCTTAATCTGATTTGCGGAGCGTAACGGCCGAGACCTCACCGGcaagagtggtctatccagacaacagGTATAAACAAACtttcagttgttatttattttttttaattctgtgttttttgggtggtccgtagagggggtccgtagagatagtccgtggaccggtccgtaaggcagtccCGGTCCGtggggggtccatggaccggggtcagtgttttcgggtcaccccgTTCTGAGAAacggcaacgaccgtttacgaaagggaaataggcTGCGCCGGCCCTTCGCCCTGACTGAGCCTTGTCCTAGAAAATGGCAGAAGGAAAAGCTCAGCTGACATTACCGGCATTTGACCTTGAAATGCTGCTACTCATACATTCAGAGGCAGAAACGACGCCAAGGCGATTGACAGCTAGCTTACTTAAAGATGTGAAAATCCAACCGAAATATGCGACGCAGCCACTGGTTTCAAAACCGGCTTGGCCTTACGCATTTTGGCGCACTAATTATGAGGATCTGCCGTTACAGGCCCAAAGTAATTTGGTACAGCCAGCGACAGGTTTTTGCGAGGAGAACACTTGTGAAACCGACAGTACCACGGATTCTTCTTCCACTGCAGGTCCAGCCAATGGATCGCCTGAGTTGAAATCTTCGACTACCGCAGATAATTTACTTTTCGATCAGCTAAACCTGCTTTCGGCATTAGTTGAACTTATTGCTGGGAATGCTGACAATGGTAGTCCTAGTACTGACTCAAAAAGTAAGGAAAGTGATCCTTCAAAGACAGGAGCAATTCTGGAATCTAGCGAGAAGACATTGGCTGAAGACAAGAACAGGGAACGCGCATCCGTTGACAATTCTTTCGGTTTAAATACGGGGTCAAACAGCTGGTCCAGCGAAATGCGGATCTCTAGCATTCAAAGGGAAGGAAACACTGCAGATCAGGTTAAAGCGATGAGCCTAGACACGGTTGTTCCAGTGGTGACTGAATGTGAAAGCAAGATTGAACAAAGTTCTACTTCTGTCCGTGTTTGTCGTAAACATGTCTGTGAGGACCCCGTAATGCCTCTAGAACAGACCATTAACTTAACACCTGATCAAAACACGTTGGGTTATAATGACCCTATCAAAATGAAAGAAGAGCAAAAAATGGAGAGTCTCGATGAGGCTCCGAAATCCGGGCAAATGATTAATGCTTCAAAAAGTCCTCATTTCACAACTGAACTTCAGACACTAGTTTCCACACAATCAGTCTTGTACAATTCACTAAGGAATTGgtggcttaactgctgaatacccctccactccaaaagagatcttgaaaagtgtggctacgcggctacgcagaaacgcagaatgcaggctgtcttacagaggacacgtagagtttgaagatggctacgcggctacgcggctacgcagaaaacctagagtccagactctctcagacagagagagagagagagagagagagagagagagagagagagcgtctcatctgcaaattttgtctttcattcatcagcgcaaagaaacacacttctcgtcttttcattctttccactaacagaaatacaactacgacaacataaacacaatatcacttgataagactctattggttcggtcaactacacttctcACGAGATAatatgaagaataaagcactcgtttactgattaagcctaagcgctcgttgcagtgattaggcctaagaactctcgtaaaattttagcattcattttgcggttcggtcaactacgcttttcacgagataatgtgaagaataaagcactagttcactgattaagcctcagcgctcgttgcagtgattaggcctaagaactctcgtaaaattttagctcttcattttgcggttcggtcaactacacttttcacgagataatgtgacgaataaagcactcgtttactgattaagcctaagcgctcgttgcagtgattaggcctaaaaactctcgtaaaattttagcattcattttgcggttcggtcaactacacttttcacgagataatgtgaagaataaagcactcgtttactgattaagcctaagcgctcgttgcagtgattaggcctaagaactctcgtaaaattttagcttttcattttgcggttcggtctactacacttttcacgagataatgtgaagaataaagcactcgtttactgattaagcctaacaaattccgagggagaggggtggtcttcgcaactgcgtagccgcgtagccgcgtagccacttcatttccttacttacaatttccgaaggggaggggtggtcttcacaactgcgtagccgcgtagccacgtagccacgtagccacgtagccacgtagccacgtagccacgtagccacgtagccacgtagccacgtagccacgtagccacgtagccacgtagccacttagcagacacaaggcaagtatgacatatatgtatttctcgttcttaaagcgttagcaggagataactgcgtatccatgtagccagctttttcagggttataacttcaaatggaggggtattcagcagttactccaTAGAAGCTACTGTCCATGAGCTCCAGGCAAATTATTTCATATTTTCCAAAAGCTACATCATAAACACAGGAAGCATGGCTGACGGTACCAAGATTGGTGATCCTGATGAATTTGACTTCAATGTTGCACTCCCCGTGTTAGCAGATCCAGCTATAGCAGAACTATTGTACACCAAGCTTGGAATACAAACACAGCTTCATTATCATGTCAATGACAAGGTTCTTTCTTTCCTGCATCAATTTCCATTTGTGAATAGGTCATACAGACACATCCTCACAAACGCATATCTTCTCCTAGTTTTTCGAGAAACATTAAAGAAACAGCTACCTATTGAATGGATAATGCTTACGGAAAGTGATATTCATATGATGAGAGTATTTCTAAAAGCACAGATCTTAACCCTTCATCTGCAGTGTATTTCTGGGCCATATCAAGATTCTGTCCTTTCTATTGATGTGTGTTATGGAATTCCCCTTAATGCCAAGCAACTCGAGACCGTATATGTTAGTGACACTACTCATGCTTTGCATCTGTCCTTTATTCAGAGCGAGTGTCTCCGTATGAATACAGAGGTTCTGGCAGTTATCAGTCAAAACCCCCTTGTTGGAAGGCGGTTCTTTTTTCGAACAGAACCATACAGGTTTCAAAGCCACAAATTGGTTGCAGACTGTTACAGACTGGCAAAGTACCTTACAAGAATTTTCCTTCCAAGAATTTCAAAGAACAATTGCAAACTATGCGAAGACACCTTGATCCCATCATTTCACCTGAAAACTGCAGTGTCATTTATGATGGATGCCTACAAAGAGGTGAGTGATTGGTCTGATGCCCAACTTGGAGACAGAGTGATAGAAGTGTTTGAAATTATAAAGTACAGCTACTCGACTGAGTATAGAACATTAGCTCATTACTCATACATAAATAGCATGAGGTTGGATGTTAAAATGAAGTACATCCCAAACAGTGGTGTGCTCAAGGTTGGGGAAGGTTTGGACGATGACAAACCCTGCACAATCCCCAAAAAGGAAAACGTCAGCCTTGCATCATCATCGTCCCAAGTAAACATTGCCACTGCAGTGCAAAGGTACTGGAATTATATGGAAACTGAAGAATGGACAGTGGGAGATTTGCTCAGTCAGCTTGTTCAGCTTTTATATGTGTTCAAGTTCACAGACATTTCTCCTTAGTTAATATCATCAATCCATTAGAAAAACTACCTAACATTTTAGCATACAAACTAAACAAATTTCCTCTCTACCACTAATAACCTTCACCCCTCTGCAACATTTATTAAGGAAGAGGATGGGTCTGCTAAAATCTGCAAAATCTGTCAGCATCTTTAGTATTCTATAAAGAATACCAAGTACTGTGGTGAAAAAACAACCAGCACTTTTGGAGCAAAAACCAATTTCCATGTCCCATGGCAGATTTAAAAGCTCATCCACATGACCTATTCTATTACTGCAAAAGTGCAGGTGTGCATCCACACTGGTTCCCACCATTTTATGGAAATTGGTCATATTTCACAATCAGTAATGCAGTGACTTCCTGAGGGCGGCACTGAGGCCAAAAAAGTTGTAGTATTAAAGCTTTATCTTCTGTGCGCCAAAAAGCAGAAGAGGAACATGCAAAATGGTTTCAAGAAGCATGCCAAATTTCTGAGAAGCTGGACATCACAGTCACTGTGCAGAAACCAAGAAGTTGACAGGTGCAGCTCAAGCTTGCAAACTACCCTGTTGAAATGTCACAGAAGTCTTGCAATTCCCTTTGTTGACCATCTGAATAATTAACTGGAAGTGTGATTTGGTAGTAATGACCAAGAAACAGCAATACCTGTTTTTTCTGTTCCATCAGGTCTATTGGCATCAAAGGAAGCATGGCTGATGTCCTTTCACCGGTTTTGCATGTTCATGAAGATAATTTCATTGCCCTCTCCTTCAAAGCCTTGACGCCAAGTTAACTGACATTTTTTTGCAAAGTGGGAACGACAAGATCCAAAGGCTGTCCCAACAACTGCATTGACAACTTTAAAGGAGATTGGCTATAATATATTATCATGTAGACGGCATTTCTAATTGTCTCAGAATATTTGCCCCAGTTAATACCAGTCACCATGTGCAAGTGTGAGAGAAATGAGTCAGCTTTTAGTTGACTGAAAAGCATACTATGTTTTGCGAAGCAGCATGTCGCAGAAGAGATTTACACGACTTGCCTTTCTACACATCCCGTATGATGTGAAATTGACTTTGATGACATAATCAACCAATGACTGTAAAGCCAGGAAAGGGGACTCCCAAAAATTTCTCGAATCCCCTTCAGCACTCACAGTTTAGGAAAACGGTCACTATTTTACTACAAGTGTAGTCCAAAGCGTTGAGACAGTTCAAGACGGATGGATTCATAGGCAGCCTCTCTTAAGACCAAGACTGTGTAAGCCTGcttgcccccctcccccctgtcAATGTTGATAAAAATCTTGACAATAGCTACAGTATTCTCCAACTTAAGTGACGATAAGATAGATATTCACGTCTTATTCCTGGACCAATGATAATGATTTTTCAGCAATCACGTTCAGTTCCAGAACTGTCTAACCACTTTCTATTCACCCCGTTTTCCTTTTGAGCCACATCTGATCTGGTCTTATAGATTGATTTTCTTTCAACATTGCTGGGGGAGGGGGCTCAATTCTACTTGCTTCTAGTCATCttttcttaaaggggctaggtcacgctattttaggtaattttgttcaattttgttaattatgagctctaaacgtcaaattggcagagcaagtcTTTCATCTGCAAAATCACAGCCACATAactactgagaatgattttccagctgtgtaaatggcattttgatataaactgatataaatttgaaaaggtgggccaacgtttttcaaatttaccaaaatcaatccatttcaatcctctccagttttgtccatccatgtcccttcttggcttccgggtgttttgttagagttcttctatagttttgaaccgttattttgacattttagttaattctacgtccattcgatcagtgctgaaattgcctaaaattgcgtgacatagcccctttaaatgtCAAGGACGTGGTTGAAATCATGGGTTTCAGAGCGCAAAAGGGGAGGACTGTCCCAACAACTTATGGCCAGGATTGTAGGTGCGCCCTTTCAATGGGTTGCAAATCTTATGAATTATCAccaatttttattatttttatgtttgATGGAATGTAAAAGAATGCAGTCAAGTCCTTCCTCgcaaatatttatatattaaCTTTGTAAAGCTAGCAGAGTGCCACTGACAACAGCTTTcaccaattactgtggccccttttttaccctctcaaccatgatacacaacggTAGACAGACCACGACTccaggaactacatgccctactcttaccaacaagtgtgtgggttcttttacgtcccacaggattataaaaattgaagggttgtgagacggcccgacctccggcttatcgtccttatccgagaagacttgaaagtctaaccatttgcagctgtaggtacaaaggcagcactttctcctcagttatttaaagaccccaagtgttggtccggctggagttgaactcacgacctcccgtgtgacagtccggtgctcaaccaactaagccacCAGTGCGTGGTTAATACAATATAcatttatttgttgttgttgttgtttttgctgcTGTGAAACTCCTTTTAGAATTTCATGTACACCTGGTTCCAGTCCCGTACGAAACGAGCAGATCTGCAGCAGATCTGCAACAGATCTGTTTTGACAAAAACAGATCATCTGCAGACTAATTTATCGTCTGCAGAGTCTGTTTTCAGTCTACTGCAGACGCTGAGCTTGAATACACTTCGCGGTGTTAAGACTGCAGACGAAAAACAGACTAACAACAGATCTGCAGATTATCTGCAGCGTCTGCAGATGATCTGCAACACGTTGAAGCCCAAAAACCGGATCAATAGATCATCATTGTATCGTGACTTCGGTATAAACCTTAGTTGGATCAGTCATTACTGGTGTGTTTTGAGACAAATAAAATAGTTCGATTGTACAGATAAAACGATAGTCGAAAATTTAAAATGCGTTAGTATAAAGAGGCTTATAAATGGTCAGCCACTTACATACAACGTGTGAGTAAATCAAATGTTACGTCGATTGAACACTTAAATGAAAGAATAAATACTGTTTCGACCTTAATTTATCCTTATTATATAGCAATTAGGCACCCATACCTGACACATTCTTTCAATAGAATTTAAGAGCAGTACTGCAGGGTGCATTGGTGTTAAATTCTCAGTTCCAAACGCTCAGGGAAAAACATTTGATGGTAAATAAAGTCAAATACTTTGATGTCACAGCAACTATTTACAGTACTAGCGACCTTACAAACACGTTGAGGCCGTGAAGATCAAAGCCTTGTTATCCAAACTGAATGTACACTCTGTTATTGATGAGTTGTGAATTCCCAGCACTAATTAGacaaaactaattaaaaattagttaattgtcaaatgtctctTGTCATAATCTTTTGGCTTAATACCGTTAAAGGTACGGCTAAAGCTTCCGCtttggaccttttgaggctgaaaaTCCTACGAGATACCAAAACTGCacttttaacccctaaaaggtactAAGAGCACCCCtctcctttttatatgggagacACATCCTCCCCCGCCCCCCAAAGTAAAATAGATGCATGTGCTCACCGCAATGAGCAAGATTCATAGTGGACTTGTTAAATTGACCccaagtcaaatgttgaaagATACTCCACTTTCATGGACCAGTATCAAGTTCTGAGGGATAGTGTGTAATATTTTCAAATTGAGTTTTGTTTCATGCTGCTTTTGGAATACAGCAAGTTCATCAAGCAAGGCAATCCGCCAATGACATTTCCCACAATCTATAGATTACACCAGAAGAAAATCTTCCTTTTTCATTGAGCAACATACATTAATCAACTGGTGCTGCACCAAACTTGGTATTATCAATTTTGTAGTATTGTTTCCAGGGTCACAGGTTTCACAAGCCTGAAACCACATTTTGTTAAAGCATCaaattaaataacactagaGTTATACCTCAATTTTAATATTATAAATTATATTCAAATATGGATACAGATTACAGTGTAACATATTAACATTTTGTCGTTACTGCTGcccagtttttcttttcaattcttTATTGTTTGTGAATAATTGGGGAGCCTTGATCAGATAAAAATAAAGCATCATGCCGTTTCACTTTTACAAGTCTGCTACCAGGATCAATGTTTAAATTCTTGTGTAGAAAGCATGCTTTTAAAAGTTCTGGGTACTATAATTTTTATTAAGGTTCACTggaaacaaaagacaaaagtgCAGCTCAATCAAATTTataaattttgttaattagTTCGGGTTTTTGCCACAAATTTTGAGACGATTCCAGAGGcattttcataatttatttgaaATCAGGGCCACTAGAGTTTGGACGTTTTTGCCAAAAGCTGCATTTCATCTAAGCTTTTCTGCAGATAAGCTGCAAAATGTCCAGGGTTCGTCTCTGGGTTGCTGTTGATTGTGGTCACACCAAAAATGATTTTGTTCTTTTGAGGATTATAACAGACTCCGTAACCATCTGGGACTGCAGGACCAAATGACAAAAACAGCTCATGATTCGAGGGAACCTAAAACCCAATAGAGAATGATGAGGACAATAATGACCAGCAAAATCATGGCATCTCTGGGAAAAGGATAAACATTAAGTCACTGTACAGGTGAATTGAACTATCAAGTAACAGTCTTAGATCATTGCCAGTGcacatttaaaatattttttgacaAGGTGTACAGATACCAGGTATTGATAAATTTAATTTGCTGATAGAAAAAGGGGTCAACATTCCAAAAAACACTAattttaacaatgaaaaaggaataaaatcaacAACGTCATCAATAACTCAATTACCCAGCGAAAAGCAGATGTATAATTTCCGGTGGTCGATTGGCGGAAATACATCTGCTTTCGCAGGCTATAATTCACTGTGACAAAACTCAGCTGAATGGAAGTTGTTCTATACAATACACAAAAATCTGTGACAGAGTCATTGCCATTAAAGTGGGGTACAGAACAACACTGCTGGAAAAACCTGACAATAATTAGAATACAAAATCACCCTAACTTGTATCTTGACCTGATAATATTGAGAATTGtggcaaaaaattaataattataa
The sequence above is a segment of the Montipora foliosa isolate CH-2021 chromosome 2, ASM3666993v2, whole genome shotgun sequence genome. Coding sequences within it:
- the LOC137991909 gene encoding uncharacterized protein yields the protein MAEGKAQLTLPAFDLEMLLLIHSEAETTPRRLTASLLKDVKIQPKYATQPLVSKPAWPYAFWRTNYEDLPLQAQSNLVQPATGFCEENTCETDSTTDSSSTAGPANGSPELKSSTTADNLLFDQLNLLSALVELIAGNADNGSPSTDSKSKESDPSKTGAILESSEKTLAEDKNRERASVDNSFGLNTGSNSWSSEMRISSIQREGNTADQVKAMSLDTVVPVVTECESKIEQSSTSVRVCRKHVCEDPVMPLEQTINLTPDQNTLGYNDPIKMKEEQKMESLDEAPKSGQMINASKSPHFTTELQTLVSTQSVLYNSLRNCYSIEATVHELQANYFIFSKSYIINTGSMADGTKIGDPDEFDFNVALPVLADPAIAELLYTKLGIQTQLHYHVNDKVLSFLHQFPFVNRSYRHILTNAYLLLVFRETLKKQLPIEWIMLTESDIHMMRVFLKAQILTLHLQCISGPYQDSVLSIDVCYGIPLNAKQLETVYVSDTTHALHLSFIQSECLRMNTEVLAVISQNPLVGRRFFFRTEPYRFQSHKLVADCYRLAKYLTRIFLPRISKNNCKLCEDTLIPSFHLKTAVSFMMDAYKEVSDWSDAQLGDRVIEVFEIIKYSYSTEYRTLAHYSYINSMRLDVKMKYIPNSGVLKVGEGLDDDKPCTIPKKENVSLASSSSQVNIATAVQRYWNYMETEEWTVGDLLSQLVQLLYVFKFTDISP